One window from the genome of Penaeus monodon isolate SGIC_2016 chromosome 2, NSTDA_Pmon_1, whole genome shotgun sequence encodes:
- the LOC119581472 gene encoding uncharacterized protein LOC119581472 isoform X1 yields MRVRGTVFVAVAVLAAGAWAHTLHLGRTCPNVQPFPNLSLDKVLGAWYVVHKFDTDNTCLMWNLTRGELPDTLLVTETRQLSVLDTFGVDHTHAITAKVDIPNPEVPSKMRIRWPTSAITGKADFIIFDTDYDTYMAIFECDRAGLLHRRSVAILSRTQTIDEMFVRRVRRLLDVAEVGHGALSTISHDTCRKTGQHNWHVDEELFGLLPGVDESQVRRRVSDGVQDYDITQLEIIGDGIEDESFRGSLKDRRPAPSL; encoded by the exons ATGCGCGTCCGTGG GACTGTGTTTGTGGCGGTGGCCGTGCTGGCGGCGGGCGCGTGGGCGCACACCCTCCACCTCGGCCGAACTTGCCCCAACGTGCAGCCCTTTCCTAACCTCTCGCTCGACAAG GTCCTGGGTGCGTGGTACGTCGTTCACAAATTCGACACCGACAACACCTGCCTGATGTGGAACCTGACCCGCGGAGAACTTCCCGACACGCTGCTGGTGACGGAGACGCGGCAGTTGTCCGTGCTGGATACCTTCGGCGTCGACCACACCCACGCGATCACCGCCAAGGTGGACATTCCCAATCCAGAGGTCCCTTCCAAAATGCGCATCCGCTGGCCCACGT CAGCTATCACCGGCAAGGCTGACTTCATCATTTTCGACACGGATTACGACACGTACATGGCTATCTTCGAGTGCGACCGCGCGGGCTTGCTGCACCGCCGCTCCGTCGCCATCCTCTCGCGCACGCAGACCATCGATGAGATGTTCGTGAGAAGG GTCCGTCGCCTCCTGGACGTAGCTGAAGTAGGGCATGGCGCCCTTTCCACTATCAGTCATGACACTTGCCGGAAGACTGG gCAACACAACTGGCACGTGGACGAAGAGCTGTTTGGACTCCTGCCAGGGGTGGACGAGAGCCAGGTGCGCAGGCGCGTGTCCGACGGGGTCCAGGACTACGATATCACGCAGCTCGAGATCATCGGCGACGGCATCGAGGACGAGAGCTTCCGCGGTAGCTTGAAGGACAGGCGGCCTGCTCCCAGtctttaa
- the LOC119581472 gene encoding uncharacterized protein LOC119581472 isoform X2: MTLQTVFVAVAVLAAGAWAHTLHLGRTCPNVQPFPNLSLDKVLGAWYVVHKFDTDNTCLMWNLTRGELPDTLLVTETRQLSVLDTFGVDHTHAITAKVDIPNPEVPSKMRIRWPTSAITGKADFIIFDTDYDTYMAIFECDRAGLLHRRSVAILSRTQTIDEMFVRRVRRLLDVAEVGHGALSTISHDTCRKTGQHNWHVDEELFGLLPGVDESQVRRRVSDGVQDYDITQLEIIGDGIEDESFRGSLKDRRPAPSL, encoded by the exons ATGACGCTACA GACTGTGTTTGTGGCGGTGGCCGTGCTGGCGGCGGGCGCGTGGGCGCACACCCTCCACCTCGGCCGAACTTGCCCCAACGTGCAGCCCTTTCCTAACCTCTCGCTCGACAAG GTCCTGGGTGCGTGGTACGTCGTTCACAAATTCGACACCGACAACACCTGCCTGATGTGGAACCTGACCCGCGGAGAACTTCCCGACACGCTGCTGGTGACGGAGACGCGGCAGTTGTCCGTGCTGGATACCTTCGGCGTCGACCACACCCACGCGATCACCGCCAAGGTGGACATTCCCAATCCAGAGGTCCCTTCCAAAATGCGCATCCGCTGGCCCACGT CAGCTATCACCGGCAAGGCTGACTTCATCATTTTCGACACGGATTACGACACGTACATGGCTATCTTCGAGTGCGACCGCGCGGGCTTGCTGCACCGCCGCTCCGTCGCCATCCTCTCGCGCACGCAGACCATCGATGAGATGTTCGTGAGAAGG GTCCGTCGCCTCCTGGACGTAGCTGAAGTAGGGCATGGCGCCCTTTCCACTATCAGTCATGACACTTGCCGGAAGACTGG gCAACACAACTGGCACGTGGACGAAGAGCTGTTTGGACTCCTGCCAGGGGTGGACGAGAGCCAGGTGCGCAGGCGCGTGTCCGACGGGGTCCAGGACTACGATATCACGCAGCTCGAGATCATCGGCGACGGCATCGAGGACGAGAGCTTCCGCGGTAGCTTGAAGGACAGGCGGCCTGCTCCCAGtctttaa
- the LOC119581472 gene encoding uncharacterized protein LOC119581472 isoform X4: MTLQTVFVAVAVLAAGAWAHTLHLGRTCPNVQPFPNLSLDKVLGAWYVVHKFDTDNTCLMWNLTRGELPDTLLVTETRQLSVLDTFGVDHTHAITAKVDIPNPEVPSKMRIRWPTSITGKADFIIFDTDYDTYMAIFECDRAGLLHRRSVAILSRTQTIDEMFVRRVRRLLDVAEVGHGALSTISHDTCRKTGQHNWHVDEELFGLLPGVDESQVRRRVSDGVQDYDITQLEIIGDGIEDESFRGSLKDRRPAPSL; the protein is encoded by the exons ATGACGCTACA GACTGTGTTTGTGGCGGTGGCCGTGCTGGCGGCGGGCGCGTGGGCGCACACCCTCCACCTCGGCCGAACTTGCCCCAACGTGCAGCCCTTTCCTAACCTCTCGCTCGACAAG GTCCTGGGTGCGTGGTACGTCGTTCACAAATTCGACACCGACAACACCTGCCTGATGTGGAACCTGACCCGCGGAGAACTTCCCGACACGCTGCTGGTGACGGAGACGCGGCAGTTGTCCGTGCTGGATACCTTCGGCGTCGACCACACCCACGCGATCACCGCCAAGGTGGACATTCCCAATCCAGAGGTCCCTTCCAAAATGCGCATCCGCTGGCCCACGT CTATCACCGGCAAGGCTGACTTCATCATTTTCGACACGGATTACGACACGTACATGGCTATCTTCGAGTGCGACCGCGCGGGCTTGCTGCACCGCCGCTCCGTCGCCATCCTCTCGCGCACGCAGACCATCGATGAGATGTTCGTGAGAAGG GTCCGTCGCCTCCTGGACGTAGCTGAAGTAGGGCATGGCGCCCTTTCCACTATCAGTCATGACACTTGCCGGAAGACTGG gCAACACAACTGGCACGTGGACGAAGAGCTGTTTGGACTCCTGCCAGGGGTGGACGAGAGCCAGGTGCGCAGGCGCGTGTCCGACGGGGTCCAGGACTACGATATCACGCAGCTCGAGATCATCGGCGACGGCATCGAGGACGAGAGCTTCCGCGGTAGCTTGAAGGACAGGCGGCCTGCTCCCAGtctttaa
- the LOC119581472 gene encoding uncharacterized protein LOC119581472 isoform X3: protein MRVRGTVFVAVAVLAAGAWAHTLHLGRTCPNVQPFPNLSLDKVLGAWYVVHKFDTDNTCLMWNLTRGELPDTLLVTETRQLSVLDTFGVDHTHAITAKVDIPNPEVPSKMRIRWPTSITGKADFIIFDTDYDTYMAIFECDRAGLLHRRSVAILSRTQTIDEMFVRRVRRLLDVAEVGHGALSTISHDTCRKTGQHNWHVDEELFGLLPGVDESQVRRRVSDGVQDYDITQLEIIGDGIEDESFRGSLKDRRPAPSL, encoded by the exons ATGCGCGTCCGTGG GACTGTGTTTGTGGCGGTGGCCGTGCTGGCGGCGGGCGCGTGGGCGCACACCCTCCACCTCGGCCGAACTTGCCCCAACGTGCAGCCCTTTCCTAACCTCTCGCTCGACAAG GTCCTGGGTGCGTGGTACGTCGTTCACAAATTCGACACCGACAACACCTGCCTGATGTGGAACCTGACCCGCGGAGAACTTCCCGACACGCTGCTGGTGACGGAGACGCGGCAGTTGTCCGTGCTGGATACCTTCGGCGTCGACCACACCCACGCGATCACCGCCAAGGTGGACATTCCCAATCCAGAGGTCCCTTCCAAAATGCGCATCCGCTGGCCCACGT CTATCACCGGCAAGGCTGACTTCATCATTTTCGACACGGATTACGACACGTACATGGCTATCTTCGAGTGCGACCGCGCGGGCTTGCTGCACCGCCGCTCCGTCGCCATCCTCTCGCGCACGCAGACCATCGATGAGATGTTCGTGAGAAGG GTCCGTCGCCTCCTGGACGTAGCTGAAGTAGGGCATGGCGCCCTTTCCACTATCAGTCATGACACTTGCCGGAAGACTGG gCAACACAACTGGCACGTGGACGAAGAGCTGTTTGGACTCCTGCCAGGGGTGGACGAGAGCCAGGTGCGCAGGCGCGTGTCCGACGGGGTCCAGGACTACGATATCACGCAGCTCGAGATCATCGGCGACGGCATCGAGGACGAGAGCTTCCGCGGTAGCTTGAAGGACAGGCGGCCTGCTCCCAGtctttaa